Genomic window (Streptosporangium brasiliense):
CGCACGCGAGGTCGGCGACAACCTGATCTTCATCGACGGCGGGGTGATCGTCGAGCAGGGACACCCCCGCGACGTGCTCGCCAACCCGCGCCACGAGCGCTTCCGCGCCTTCCTCGGGCAGGTGCTGTGACCCACTTCGACCTGCTGCTCCGGGGCGGCCTGGTGGTCGACGGCACGGCCGGACCGGATGCCTCCCGGCACGCCGACGTCGGGGTGGCCGCCGGCCGCCTCACCCTGCTGCCGCCGGGGGCCCCCGCCACCGCGCGCGAGAGCGCGGACCTGTCCGGCCTGGTCCTCGCCCCCGGGTTCATCGACGTGCACACCCACTCCGACGGCGTCACCCTGATCGACGGGGAGCTGGGCGGCGACATGGTCCGGGCCGCCGTCCTGCAGGGGGTCACCACGGAGATCTGCGGCAACTGCGGCTCCAGCCTCTTTCCCGCGCTGCCGGAACGGCTGGCCGCCATGCGCGCGGAGAGCCGGGTCTACTTCGGCGGCGACGTCGGGATGCACGAGGGCTTCGCCGAGTTCGCCGCCGCCCACGCCGCCGTGCCCCGCGCCAACCACCTCGCCTCCCTGGTCGGGCACGGCACGCTCCGCGCCGGAGTGATCGGCCCCGTCGACCGGGCCGCCACCCCCGGTGAGCTGGAGACCATGTGCGCGCTGCTCGACCGGGCGCTGTCGCAGGGCGCGGCGGGGCTCTCCACCGGGCTCATCTACACTCCCGGCACCTACGCGAGCACCGACGAGGTCGTCGCGCTGGCGGCCGTCGCCGCCCGGTACGGCAAGCCGTACGTCACCCACCTCCGCGACGAGATGTCGCGCGTGGAGGAGGCGCTGGAGGAGGCCGTCGAGATCGCCCGCAGGAGCGGCGCCCCGCTGCACGTCTCCCACCACAAGACGGCCGGCAAGTACGCCTGGGGACGCACCCGGCGCACCCTGCCCAGGATCGCCGCCCTGCGCGCCGAGGGCATGGACGTGACGTGCGACGTCTACCCCTACACCGCGGGGAGCACGGCGCTGGGCGCGATGCTCCCGCCCTGGGCCTCCGACGGCGGCATCTCCGCGCTGACGGCGCGGCTGGCCGACCCCGGCCAGCGCGACCTGATGCGGCGGGCCATCACCGAGGGCGTCCCCGGCTGGGAGAACACCGTCGGCAACGGCGGCTGGGACCGCATCTCGATCGCCTGCGCGCCACGCCACCCCGAGACGGAGGGCCACACGGTCGCCGAGCTGGCCGCCGCCCGCGGCCAGGACCCCCTCGACCTGGCCGCCGCCCTGCTCGTCGCCGAGCAGGGCGAGGTCACGATCATCAGCCATTCCATGATCGAGGACGACGTGCGGCGGGTGCTGGCCGCGCCGTACTCGATGATCGGCTCCGACGGCGTGCCCAAACCCGGCGGCCGGCCGCACCCCCGCTGGGCGGGCACGTTCCCGCGCGTGCTCGGCCGCTACGTCCGGGAGCTGGGGCTGCTGAGCCTGGAGACGGCGGTGCACAAGATGACGGGCATGGCCGCGGCCAGGTTCGGGCTGGCGGGACGCGGTGTGATCAAGGACGGCGCCCACGCCGACCTGGTCGTCTTCGACCCCGGCTCGATCGCCGACGGCGCCACTTTCGCCGACCCGCTGGTCCCCCCGGCGGGGATCCACCGGGTGATCGTCGCCGGTGAGACGGTGATCAGGGACGGGGCCGAGACCGGCGTCCGGCCCGGGGCGGTGCTGGCCACGTGAGAGGGGACCTCGCGCCGCCCGCGGCCGCGGCCTCTGCAAGGATGACGGGTTCCGGAAGGATGGGACGATGACAGAGCTCGACGCGGCGTGCGAGGGCGGCGCCTGCACGGTGGCCGTGTCGGTGCCGGGACTGATCTCCCTCGACGAGGACACCGAGCTGACCCTGGCGAGCACCGGCAAGCTGCTGCTGCTGGCCGTGGTGGCCCGGGCGCTCGCCGCGGGGGAGCTCGACCCCGCCGAGGTCGTGGAGATCCAGGAGGACGACCGCTGCGGCGGCTCCGGCCTGCTCGGCGTCCTGTCCGCCCGCCGCTGGACCGTCGGGGACCTCGCCGTGCTCACCGCGTCGGTCAGCGACAACACCGCGACCAACGCGCTGCTGCGCCGGCTCGGCCTGGACCGGGTGGCCGAGGGCGCCGCCGGGCTCGGCTTCGCGCGGACGCGGATCCTCGACCGGATCCGCGAGCCGCGCCTGCCCTCCCATCCGCCCACCTTCGCCGTCGGCACGGCGGGGGAGCTGGCGCGGTTCGCGGCCGGGCTCGACGGCAGGCAGGAGTGGACCCGGCTGCTGCTGGGCTGGATGGCGCACAACACCGACCGGAGCCTGGTCCCCGCCCTGCTGCCGCACGAGCCGGAGGACCGGCGGATCCCCGGGGCCGTCCCCGCCGGGACGGTCTGGGTGGCCAACAAGACCGGCACCGACACCGGTGTGCGGGCCGACGTCGGGGTGATGATCGGCCCCGGCGGCCGGATCGGCTACGCCGTGCTGGCCAACGGTCCCGCCGGCAGCGAGCACGCCCTGGTCACCCGGGCCCGCCAGGCCGGACTGGCCATCGGTCGCCTGGCCGGCCTGCCCGACGGCGTGGCGGATCTCGCCACCTGACCGGCGCCGCCGGTGCGGCGGCGTGGCTGGTCCTGTCACGTGGCCGGCCTGCCCACCGACGTGGCGGATCTCGTCATGTGACTACCGCCGCCTGACGGCGCGGCTGGCCCTGTCACGCGACCGGCGCCGCTGGTGCGGCGTTCCTGATGCCGGACCGGCCTCGGCCCGGGTCCACGGCGTTCCACGCCGGGGCCCGGGCCTGTCGTTTTCAGCGGGCCGTTCCGGGCCGGGCGGTATCCCTTCCCCGTGCTCTCCCGGTGCCCTTCCCTGTGCTCTCAGGCATCGGATGATCCCATGCTCGCAATCTTAATATGTCATGACATAAGGATGTCCTATTGCTTTGTCGTAAATTCGTAGTTACGTTCTTGTGCGACACCAACCCCCCAACGAGGAGGCGCGATGCGTCCCCTGTCCAGGCTTTCCCTGGCAGTCCTTACGTTCTCGCTGGTAGGAGCACTATCGGTGCCGGCCACAGGGCAGAGCATCCCGTCGGCGGACCCGGAGCTGGAGACCCCCGCCCTGTTCGACGACGAGGCGGGCGGCAACGCCAACGGTGACGACCCGGCCATCTGGGTCCACCCGTCCAGGTCCGACAGGAGCCTGGTGATCACGACGGCCAAGGAGGGAGGTCTCTACGTCTACGACCTCGACGGCGAGCAGCTCCAGCATCTCCCCGCGCCCTCGGCGCCGGGACCCGACGACGAGACCGGGCGCTTCAACAACGTCGACGTCACCTACGGCTTCGGCGGGCGGGACCTGGCGGTCGTCTCCGACCGCGGCCGCGACCAGCTCCGGATCTACGCCGTCGCCCAGGGGCAGCTGACCGACGTGACCGACCCGGCGGCGCCGTTCGTGTTCAACACCACCCAGCAGCAGGTCAACGACGCGGAGACGGCCTACGGCCTGACCACCTGGAAGGACTCCACCGGCACCTACGCGCTGGTCAGCCGCCGGCACAGGTCCTCGGTCGGCCTGGTCAAGCTCCTCCCCAAGCCGGGCGGCAAGGTCGGATACCAGCTCGTCAGGACGCTGGACCTGCCCGCGTCCTTCACCCTGCCCAACGGGCAGAGCTGGACCCCCTGCGACGAGCCGGGCAGGCAGCCGCAGGTCGAGGGCATGGTCGTGGACCAGCAGACCGACGTGCTCTACGCGGCCCAGGAGGACGTCGGCATCTGGCGGATGCGGGCCGACCTCACCGGGACGCCGGTGCTCCTGGACAAGGTCCGCGAGTACGGCGTGCCCGCCACCTATGATCCGGTGGCCGATGAGTGCGTCCCCGGTGCGGACCCCGGCTACGGCGGTCGGCACCTGGCGGCCGACGCCGAGGGCCTCACGATCTACTACCGGGACGGCCAGAAAGGCTACCTCCTGGCCTCCAGCCAGGGTGACAACACCTTCGCCGCCTACCGCAAGGAAGGCGCCAACACCTATCTCGGGCAGTTCCGCGTCGGGTCGCACGACGGCGTCGACGGCGTCGAGCACAGCGACGGCTCGACCGTGCTGAACGTCCCGCTGGGCGACTTCGAGGAGGGCCTGTTCATCACGCACGACGGCGCCAACACGCCGGCCGTGCCCGACCGGGAGAACACGAACTTCAAGTTCGTCGGCTGGGAGAACATCGCCGACGGGCTCGACCTGGACGTCGACACCGACGGCTGGGACCCGCGCGACTGAGAACGAGGAAAGCCCCCGGCGACCCCTGAAATCCGCCCTGGCTCGCCGGGGGCTTCTCCGTTCACCGGATCATCCGTGGTTGACGCGCCAGAAGTCGGAGACCGTCTGGCGGTTCTGGAGGTCGCCGAGCAGTCCCTTGGGGTCGGTGTGGAAGAGCCGGGCCTGCCAGTCGTCCAGCCCGGGCGGGGTGACCAGCGGCTTGACCGTGGCGTTGCCGGAGACGCCGCCCTCGCCGATCTCGTGCTTGACGCCCTCCTCGGTCATGATGAAGTGGACGTACAGCTTGGCCGCGTTGGGGTGCCTGCTCTTGGTGGCGACCGCGACATACTTGGGATAGCTGAAGCCGGCGAACGGCGTCATCGCCGCGCACGTCGACTGGGCGTACCCCTTGTCCTCGTTGTTGCGGAACTTCGAGATCGACATGAAACCGATCTTCTTGTCGGTGGCGCCCGGCGCGCCCACCGCGCCGGAGATGTCCTCGTCGGATCCGGTCAGCACCGGCCTGTTGCCCGCCACCCGCTTGATCCACTCGTAGGCGGCGCTCTTCTCCCCGGTCTCCAGCGCCTTGCCGTACTTCGCCTGGTAGGCCTGTTCCAGCGCCTGGTTGCCGTGGGCGTCGAGCTGGGTGAAGAACGACAGCACGGTCGGTTTGCCCAGCGGATCCTGCATCACCAGCTTGCCGGCCCACTCCGGCTCGGTCAGGTCCCACACGTTCTTCACCGGGCACCCGCCGGGGGAGAGCTTGGTGTTGTAGGCGAAGACGGTGGCCTTCGACAGCGCCAGCAGCGGGCTGTGGTTCTCCTGCGGGATCTGGTCCTTCAGGTCGGCGGGCACCCAGGTCCGCGCCACGTCCTGCGGGATGAGCTGGCCCACCAGCACCCCGCCGTCCTCGTGCATCGCCGCGTCGATCGTCACGTTGTCGGCGGCGTGTTCCCTGGTCATCTTCTCGGCCGTCTGCGGGGTGTCGGACTTCACCCCCTCCATCGCGATGCCGTACTTCTCGGTGAACGCCTTGGCCACCTCCTCGATGTCGCCGCTGGAGTCGTAGACCAGCAGGCTGCCCTCCTTCTTGGCGGCCGTGACCAGCGCGTCGAGGTCGAAGTCCGCGTCGACCGAGGGGCCGGGCAGCGGCGTGGCCGCCGCCGTCCCGGGCGGGGCACCGGCGCCCGTGGAGGGCGCGCACGCGGCGACGGCCAGTGCCAGCAGCGCCGCAGGGATGATCTTCCGGGTACGCCTCACGATGGCGTCACTCCTCTTGCCTCTCAAGGGGTCGCATGCGCCGCGCAGAGCCCCGATCCGGCGCCGCAGTGCGCTCAACGATGAACGTCATGTGAACAATTTGTCAAGACATACTTACCTCTGTGAAGCGCTCGGCGCGGTCCCGTCGCGTACCTCGTGGACGGGCGGTGGCGGGCCATTGGTCAGGACATCCTGATGTCCATTACTGTCTGACCGTGACTGTGACGAGATTGGACATCGACCTCGACAGGTCGAGCCCCGTGCCCCTCTACTTCCAGGTGGCCGAGCGGATCGCCGAGGCGATCCAGGCCGGTGAGCTGCTCCCGGGAGCCCGGCTCGACAACGAGATCCAGCTCGCCGACCACCTGGGGCTCTCGCGCCCGACCGTCCGCCAGGCCATCCAGTACCTCGTCGACAAGGGGCTGGTGGTCCGCAAGCGTGGCGTCGGCACGCAGGTCGTGCACGGCCAGGTCAAGCGGGCCGTCGAACTCACCAGCCTCTACGACGACCTGCGCAGGGCGGGGCAGGAGCCGGTCACCCGGGTGCTGTCCATCGGCACGGTCGCGGCCGAAGAGGACGTCGCCGGCGCCCTGGGTCTCCCGCCGGGCACCGCGGTGCTCCGGCTGGAGCGGCTCAGATACGCGCTGGGGGAACCGCTGGCCCTGCTGCACAACTGGCTGCCGGTCGGGCCGGCCCCCCTGTCGGCCGAGGCGTTGGAGGGACGGGGACTCTACGAGCTGCTCCGCGCGACGGGCGTCCGCATGCGGGTCGCCAACCAGCGGATCGGCGCCCGCGCCGCCACCCCGGCGGAGGCCCGGCTGCTGCAGGAGCGCCGTTCCTGCCCCCTGCTCACGATGGTCCGCACGGCCTATGACGACCAGGGCAGGGCCGTGGAGCACGGCTCCCACGTCTATCGCGCCTCCCACTACTCCCTGGAGGTCACCCTCGTGGAGCGCTGACCGCGCCCGCCGTCCGGCGCCTCAGGCTGGTGATGATGATAGATAGTCCGAATGTCAGGACAAAGTCTTGACTGCCATCTGTCGTTCATCTAGAACTGGAGGCCCCTGGACGAGGAGTCATCATGCGTGTGGGCTTGCTGGGCCTTGGTCGTATAGGCGCGTTTCACGCCGCCACCCTCGCTGCTCTTGTCGACGAGCTGGTCGTCTCCGACGCCG
Coding sequences:
- a CDS encoding N-acyl-D-amino-acid deacylase family protein — encoded protein: MTHFDLLLRGGLVVDGTAGPDASRHADVGVAAGRLTLLPPGAPATARESADLSGLVLAPGFIDVHTHSDGVTLIDGELGGDMVRAAVLQGVTTEICGNCGSSLFPALPERLAAMRAESRVYFGGDVGMHEGFAEFAAAHAAVPRANHLASLVGHGTLRAGVIGPVDRAATPGELETMCALLDRALSQGAAGLSTGLIYTPGTYASTDEVVALAAVAARYGKPYVTHLRDEMSRVEEALEEAVEIARRSGAPLHVSHHKTAGKYAWGRTRRTLPRIAALRAEGMDVTCDVYPYTAGSTALGAMLPPWASDGGISALTARLADPGQRDLMRRAITEGVPGWENTVGNGGWDRISIACAPRHPETEGHTVAELAAARGQDPLDLAAALLVAEQGEVTIISHSMIEDDVRRVLAAPYSMIGSDGVPKPGGRPHPRWAGTFPRVLGRYVRELGLLSLETAVHKMTGMAAARFGLAGRGVIKDGAHADLVVFDPGSIADGATFADPLVPPAGIHRVIVAGETVIRDGAETGVRPGAVLAT
- a CDS encoding serine hydrolase; translation: MTELDAACEGGACTVAVSVPGLISLDEDTELTLASTGKLLLLAVVARALAAGELDPAEVVEIQEDDRCGGSGLLGVLSARRWTVGDLAVLTASVSDNTATNALLRRLGLDRVAEGAAGLGFARTRILDRIREPRLPSHPPTFAVGTAGELARFAAGLDGRQEWTRLLLGWMAHNTDRSLVPALLPHEPEDRRIPGAVPAGTVWVANKTGTDTGVRADVGVMIGPGGRIGYAVLANGPAGSEHALVTRARQAGLAIGRLAGLPDGVADLAT
- a CDS encoding phytase, with the translated sequence MPATGQSIPSADPELETPALFDDEAGGNANGDDPAIWVHPSRSDRSLVITTAKEGGLYVYDLDGEQLQHLPAPSAPGPDDETGRFNNVDVTYGFGGRDLAVVSDRGRDQLRIYAVAQGQLTDVTDPAAPFVFNTTQQQVNDAETAYGLTTWKDSTGTYALVSRRHRSSVGLVKLLPKPGGKVGYQLVRTLDLPASFTLPNGQSWTPCDEPGRQPQVEGMVVDQQTDVLYAAQEDVGIWRMRADLTGTPVLLDKVREYGVPATYDPVADECVPGADPGYGGRHLAADAEGLTIYYRDGQKGYLLASSQGDNTFAAYRKEGANTYLGQFRVGSHDGVDGVEHSDGSTVLNVPLGDFEEGLFITHDGANTPAVPDRENTNFKFVGWENIADGLDLDVDTDGWDPRD
- a CDS encoding ABC transporter substrate-binding protein; the encoded protein is MRRTRKIIPAALLALAVAACAPSTGAGAPPGTAAATPLPGPSVDADFDLDALVTAAKKEGSLLVYDSSGDIEEVAKAFTEKYGIAMEGVKSDTPQTAEKMTREHAADNVTIDAAMHEDGGVLVGQLIPQDVARTWVPADLKDQIPQENHSPLLALSKATVFAYNTKLSPGGCPVKNVWDLTEPEWAGKLVMQDPLGKPTVLSFFTQLDAHGNQALEQAYQAKYGKALETGEKSAAYEWIKRVAGNRPVLTGSDEDISGAVGAPGATDKKIGFMSISKFRNNEDKGYAQSTCAAMTPFAGFSYPKYVAVATKSRHPNAAKLYVHFIMTEEGVKHEIGEGGVSGNATVKPLVTPPGLDDWQARLFHTDPKGLLGDLQNRQTVSDFWRVNHG
- a CDS encoding GntR family transcriptional regulator, encoding MTVTRLDIDLDRSSPVPLYFQVAERIAEAIQAGELLPGARLDNEIQLADHLGLSRPTVRQAIQYLVDKGLVVRKRGVGTQVVHGQVKRAVELTSLYDDLRRAGQEPVTRVLSIGTVAAEEDVAGALGLPPGTAVLRLERLRYALGEPLALLHNWLPVGPAPLSAEALEGRGLYELLRATGVRMRVANQRIGARAATPAEARLLQERRSCPLLTMVRTAYDDQGRAVEHGSHVYRASHYSLEVTLVER